One Nostoc sp. UHCC 0302 DNA window includes the following coding sequences:
- a CDS encoding helix-turn-helix domain-containing protein, giving the protein MPRKLKITNEQILEAAREAFLQQGFGASTLEIAQRAGISEASIFKRFSTKEELFFAAMGIPEIPPWVNEMESLSGKGNLKENLIYLCHKILEFYSEVMPRIMMVRSRGKDISGFRDTEPPPIRDFKILFTFLEREMNQERLRPCDAKAVAHILIGSLINYVLLKQMSLQVSMATAKLEQETFLNYDDSPTAMYSFVQSLVEILWQGIAPN; this is encoded by the coding sequence ATGCCTCGTAAACTCAAAATCACCAATGAGCAAATCTTAGAAGCAGCACGTGAAGCCTTCTTGCAACAAGGCTTTGGGGCTTCAACTTTAGAAATTGCTCAGCGGGCTGGCATTTCTGAAGCATCAATTTTTAAGCGTTTCTCAACCAAGGAGGAATTGTTCTTCGCAGCGATGGGAATTCCAGAAATACCCCCGTGGGTGAATGAAATGGAATCTCTCTCTGGCAAGGGCAATCTTAAAGAAAACTTGATTTACCTGTGCCACAAGATTCTGGAATTTTATAGTGAGGTGATGCCTCGAATAATGATGGTACGTTCCAGAGGTAAAGATATTTCAGGATTTAGAGATACAGAGCCACCACCCATTCGAGATTTCAAGATACTGTTTACTTTCCTAGAGCGTGAGATGAACCAAGAGCGGCTTCGCCCTTGCGATGCCAAAGCTGTGGCTCATATCTTAATAGGATCTTTAATAAACTACGTTTTATTAAAGCAGATGTCTTTACAAGTAAGTATGGCAACTGCCAAATTAGAGCAGGAAACTTTCTTAAACTATGATGACTCGCCCACAGCGATGTACTCATTTGTTCAGAGTCTTGTGGAAATTCTTTGGCAGGGAATCGCACCAAATTAG
- a CDS encoding GNAT family N-acetyltransferase, translating to MFNLRLANLQDLEVLAQLRLELLREAGDIKGDTDTAALAEAIRKYLAEKMPQGEFLAWVAEVDNQIVAATSLVFFTRPPYHGNLSGLEAYIMNVYTIPMWRGQGIATALLKEVISFVKVTQAKRLWLHATEDGKRLYEKLDFISTTKEMEIVWN from the coding sequence ATGTTCAACTTGCGACTAGCCAACTTGCAGGATTTAGAGGTGCTTGCCCAATTGCGCCTTGAACTCCTGCGCGAAGCTGGCGATATTAAAGGTGACACCGACACAGCAGCTTTAGCAGAAGCAATCCGAAAATATCTAGCAGAAAAAATGCCGCAGGGTGAATTTTTAGCTTGGGTGGCTGAAGTAGATAATCAAATTGTTGCCGCTACCAGCTTGGTATTTTTTACCCGACCTCCATATCATGGTAATTTATCGGGCTTAGAAGCGTATATCATGAACGTTTATACAATTCCAATGTGGCGAGGGCAGGGAATTGCTACAGCTTTATTAAAGGAAGTTATTAGTTTTGTTAAGGTAACCCAAGCAAAACGCCTCTGGCTTCACGCTACTGAGGATGGAAAACGTCTGTATGAAAAGCTTGATTTTATCTCAACTACAAAAGAAATGGAAATTGTCTGGAATTAA
- the gyrB gene encoding DNA topoisomerase (ATP-hydrolyzing) subunit B — protein sequence MTSSYSADQIQVLEGLEAVRKRPGMYIGTTGPRGLHHLVYEVVDNSIDEALAGYCTHIEVDINADGSVTVTDDGRGIPIDIHSRTGKSALETVMTVLHAGGKFGGGGYKVSGGLHGVGISVVNALSEVVEVTVWRDKKVHIQRYERGIPVTELQVKAYKEARTGTSVTFKPDTQIFSTGIEFDYITLSGRLRELAYLNAGVKITFTDHRLEILKSDTPKVESYEYKGGIKEYIAYMNREKQPLHEEIIYVQGERNNVQVEVSLQWCTDAYTDNVLGFANNIRTVDGGTHLEGLKAVLTRTLNAIARKRNKIKENEPNLSGEHVREGLTAVISVKVPDPEFEGQTKTKLGNTEVRGIVDSLVGEVLTEYLEFHPGIADSILDKAIQAFKAAEAARHARELVRRKSVLESSPLPGKLADCSSRDPSESEIYIVEGDSAGGSAKQGRDRRTQAILPLRGKILNIEKTDDAKIYKNNEVQSLITALGLGVKGDEFDSTQLRYHRIVIMTDADVDGAHIRTLLLTFFYRYQRALIEQGFIYIACPPLYKLERGRSEPKYCYSDRELQQHIATLPANANYNIQRFKGLGEMMPAQLWETTMNPETRTLKQVEIEDAAEADRIFTILMGDRVAPRREFIETYGSKLNFTDLDI from the coding sequence ATGACGAGCAGTTACAGTGCCGATCAGATTCAAGTTCTGGAAGGTCTGGAAGCCGTCCGTAAACGACCAGGGATGTACATTGGTACTACAGGGCCGCGAGGACTCCACCATTTAGTTTACGAGGTGGTGGACAATTCAATTGATGAGGCTTTGGCGGGTTACTGCACACATATTGAGGTGGATATCAACGCTGATGGTTCTGTAACTGTAACAGATGATGGTCGCGGTATTCCTATTGATATTCACTCGCGAACAGGGAAATCGGCCTTAGAAACAGTGATGACGGTACTACACGCCGGAGGTAAGTTTGGCGGCGGTGGTTACAAAGTTTCTGGAGGATTGCACGGGGTTGGGATTTCCGTTGTTAACGCCCTCTCTGAGGTCGTGGAAGTTACAGTTTGGCGAGATAAAAAGGTTCATATCCAGCGCTATGAAAGGGGTATCCCAGTTACAGAACTGCAAGTCAAAGCTTACAAAGAAGCTAGAACTGGAACCTCTGTCACCTTCAAGCCAGATACTCAAATCTTCAGCACTGGTATTGAGTTTGATTACATTACTTTATCAGGTCGTCTGCGGGAATTAGCATATCTAAATGCAGGTGTCAAAATTACCTTTACTGACCATCGTCTAGAAATACTCAAAAGCGATACACCCAAGGTAGAATCTTACGAGTATAAGGGCGGTATTAAAGAGTATATCGCGTACATGAACCGCGAGAAACAGCCGCTGCATGAAGAAATCATTTATGTGCAAGGAGAACGTAACAACGTTCAAGTAGAAGTTTCTTTGCAATGGTGTACTGATGCTTATACAGACAACGTACTAGGTTTTGCCAATAATATTCGCACGGTTGATGGTGGTACGCACCTAGAAGGTTTGAAGGCAGTTCTAACCCGCACATTAAATGCGATCGCCCGCAAACGTAATAAAATTAAAGAGAATGAACCTAACCTCAGTGGCGAACACGTCCGCGAGGGTTTGACAGCAGTAATTTCCGTCAAAGTCCCCGACCCAGAATTTGAAGGACAAACCAAGACTAAACTTGGCAATACCGAAGTCAGAGGAATTGTTGACTCTTTAGTGGGAGAAGTTCTGACTGAGTATTTAGAATTTCACCCAGGTATAGCAGACTCGATTTTAGATAAAGCTATCCAAGCCTTTAAAGCCGCAGAAGCAGCGCGTCATGCACGGGAATTAGTCCGGCGCAAATCGGTGCTGGAATCTTCACCACTACCTGGTAAATTGGCAGATTGCAGTTCTCGTGATCCCAGCGAATCAGAAATTTATATTGTAGAAGGCGACTCAGCGGGTGGAAGCGCTAAACAAGGACGCGATCGCCGCACCCAAGCAATCCTGCCCCTACGCGGTAAAATTCTGAATATCGAAAAAACTGACGACGCCAAAATTTATAAAAACAATGAAGTCCAGTCGCTAATTACAGCGCTGGGTTTAGGTGTCAAAGGTGATGAATTCGACTCCACCCAATTACGCTATCATCGCATAGTCATCATGACTGATGCTGACGTAGACGGGGCGCACATCCGTACATTGTTGTTAACTTTCTTCTATCGGTATCAACGAGCGCTGATCGAACAGGGTTTCATATACATTGCTTGTCCGCCATTATATAAACTAGAACGGGGACGCAGTGAACCAAAATATTGTTATAGCGATCGCGAACTACAACAGCACATCGCCACGCTACCAGCTAATGCTAACTACAACATCCAACGCTTCAAAGGTCTGGGTGAAATGATGCCAGCACAACTCTGGGAAACTACTATGAACCCAGAAACCCGCACCCTCAAGCAAGTAGAAATTGAAGACGCCGCAGAAGCTGATCGCATTTTTACTATTTTAATGGGCGATCGTGTCGCACCGAGACGCGAATTCATTGAAACCTATGGTTCTAAACTTAACTTCACCGATTTAGATATCTGA
- a CDS encoding chlorophyll a/b-binding protein: MTNATTTKVTTPVIEDRNAWRWGFTPQAEIWNGRLAMIGFLAAALIELSSGQGFLHFWGIL, encoded by the coding sequence ATGACAAACGCAACTACAACAAAAGTTACTACTCCCGTCATTGAAGACCGCAATGCTTGGCGCTGGGGCTTTACCCCACAAGCAGAAATCTGGAATGGTCGTTTAGCGATGATCGGTTTTTTAGCAGCAGCTTTGATTGAGCTTTCCTCTGGTCAAGGTTTTCTACACTTTTGGGGCATTCTGTAA
- a CDS encoding DNA topoisomerase (ATP-hydrolyzing) → MAKQLNLLSTGQVITTALHTEMQRSYLEYAMSVIVGRALPDVRDGLKPVHRRILYAMHELGLTPDRPYRKCARVVGDVLGKYHPHGDQSVYDALVRLVQEFSSRYPLLAGHGNFGSVDNDPPAAMRYTETRLSPISYEGMLAEIGEETVEFIGNFDNSQEEPTVLPAQLPFLLLNGCAGIAVGMATNIPPHNLGEVVDGLIALIDNPDLADEKLFELIPGPDFPTGGEIVGNSGIREAYITGKGGIVLRGVAKLEEIAPVRGSKRRTAIIITELPYQVNKAGWIEKVAELVNQGRLLGISDLRDESDREGMRVVIELKRDTNPQEVLQHLYHQTALQSNFGAILLGLVDGQPRQLSLRQILQEFLNFREDTLNRRYSYELGKAESRLQLVEGLLKALSNLDEVIAILRQAPDGTTAKINLCSRLDLSEVQGDAILAMPLRRLTSLEQQNLQQEFEQLSEQIEVLRRLLNDRRELLKALKKDLRSLKRKYSDPRRTKIIGEEQRGRGVEGQKGKGVEGHRSRGAEEQEDKPKTSEPSEEALLEFTQRGYVRRIQQSGKKSKIENGLPDNDFIIQSELTDTDKDLLILTSGGKVYPVNVGDIPPTTGRSPRGKPLITMLSNTAQGSQEAVVSRFVLPKQLQTTQMILLTKQGRIKRLSLEEFSNLTRRGITILKLKDDDELSFTQFITTGEHLILASSGGRVLRFAVNDEQLPVMGRAAMGLQAFRLLRNQQMVGCVTVAKDDHLLLVTQEGYAKRMAATQLRAANRGDLGTQALKFTNKTDNLAGMVMAIASSEVALVTNKERVVRIPVETVPILSKDSKGESILQLNRDEKIISVVEVRS, encoded by the coding sequence ATGGCAAAACAGTTAAACCTTCTCTCAACGGGACAGGTAATCACAACAGCCCTGCACACCGAGATGCAACGGTCTTACTTAGAATATGCCATGAGTGTGATTGTTGGGCGAGCGTTACCAGACGTACGTGATGGCTTAAAGCCAGTTCATCGCCGTATTTTGTATGCCATGCACGAACTCGGTCTGACGCCAGATAGACCATATCGTAAGTGTGCGCGTGTGGTAGGAGATGTGCTAGGTAAGTACCACCCGCACGGTGACCAATCAGTTTACGACGCCTTAGTTAGGCTGGTACAGGAATTTTCCAGCCGCTATCCGTTACTGGCAGGACATGGCAACTTTGGTAGCGTCGATAATGACCCACCAGCAGCAATGCGTTACACAGAAACGCGCCTTTCACCCATTAGCTATGAGGGAATGCTGGCAGAAATTGGCGAAGAAACTGTGGAATTTATTGGGAATTTTGATAATTCTCAAGAAGAGCCGACGGTGTTACCAGCTCAGTTACCTTTTTTGTTGCTGAATGGCTGTGCTGGGATTGCCGTGGGTATGGCGACAAATATTCCACCACATAATTTGGGGGAAGTCGTCGATGGCTTGATTGCCTTAATCGACAATCCAGATTTAGCGGATGAAAAATTATTTGAACTAATTCCCGGCCCGGATTTTCCTACTGGTGGGGAAATTGTTGGTAATTCAGGAATTCGTGAGGCATACATCACAGGTAAAGGTGGGATTGTGCTGCGGGGAGTCGCCAAGCTAGAGGAAATTGCACCTGTTAGGGGAAGCAAGCGACGGACAGCAATTATCATTACAGAATTGCCTTATCAAGTAAATAAAGCCGGCTGGATTGAGAAAGTCGCAGAATTGGTGAATCAAGGACGCCTGCTAGGAATTTCTGATCTGCGAGATGAAAGCGATCGCGAAGGTATGCGGGTGGTTATTGAACTCAAACGTGATACCAATCCCCAAGAAGTTCTCCAGCATTTGTATCACCAAACTGCTTTGCAAAGCAACTTTGGGGCGATTCTCTTAGGTTTGGTAGATGGACAACCTCGCCAGCTAAGTTTGCGCCAAATATTACAAGAGTTTTTAAATTTCCGAGAAGACACGCTCAACCGTCGTTACAGTTACGAGTTGGGTAAGGCAGAAAGTCGGCTGCAACTGGTGGAAGGTTTGCTCAAAGCGCTGTCTAACTTGGACGAAGTGATTGCAATTTTGCGGCAAGCTCCTGATGGCACTACGGCAAAAATTAATCTTTGTAGCCGATTGGATTTGAGTGAAGTACAAGGAGATGCAATTCTGGCTATGCCATTGCGCCGCCTTACCAGTTTAGAACAGCAGAATTTACAGCAGGAGTTTGAGCAGTTAAGTGAGCAAATTGAAGTATTGCGGCGGTTACTGAATGATCGCCGCGAATTACTCAAGGCGTTGAAAAAAGACTTGCGATCGCTCAAGCGCAAGTACAGCGATCCCCGACGGACAAAAATAATTGGAGAGGAGCAAAGGGGCAGAGGAGTAGAGGGGCAGAAAGGCAAAGGGGTAGAAGGGCACAGAAGCAGAGGAGCAGAGGAGCAAGAGGATAAACCCAAAACTTCCGAACCTTCAGAAGAAGCACTTTTGGAGTTTACTCAGCGGGGATATGTCCGCCGTATTCAGCAATCAGGTAAAAAGTCGAAAATTGAAAATGGTCTGCCAGACAATGACTTCATTATCCAAAGCGAATTGACTGATACAGACAAAGATTTGTTGATCCTAACGAGTGGTGGCAAAGTCTATCCTGTGAATGTGGGAGATATTCCCCCAACAACTGGACGTTCTCCAAGGGGAAAGCCACTTATTACTATGCTCAGTAATACTGCTCAAGGCTCTCAAGAAGCTGTGGTTAGCCGCTTTGTGCTACCTAAACAATTGCAAACTACCCAGATGATTCTCCTGACAAAGCAAGGAAGAATTAAGCGCTTGTCTTTGGAGGAATTTTCAAATTTAACTCGTCGCGGTATTACGATTTTGAAGCTCAAAGATGATGATGAATTGTCATTTACCCAGTTCATTACTACAGGGGAGCATCTGATTTTAGCTAGTTCAGGTGGACGAGTGTTGCGGTTTGCAGTGAATGATGAACAACTTCCCGTGATGGGTAGGGCAGCAATGGGTTTGCAAGCATTTCGGCTATTGCGAAATCAGCAAATGGTTGGCTGTGTCACTGTAGCCAAAGATGACCATCTGTTACTTGTTACTCAAGAAGGATATGCTAAGCGGATGGCTGCAACTCAGCTAAGAGCAGCTAATCGCGGTGATTTAGGTACACAAGCGCTGAAATTCACCAATAAAACTGATAACCTAGCTGGGATGGTAATGGCGATCGCTTCTAGTGAAGTAGCTTTAGTAACGAATAAAGAGCGAGTAGTGCGAATACCTGTGGAAACAGTGCCTATCTTAAGCAAAGATAGCAAGGGTGAAAGCATCCTCCAACTCAATCGCGATGAAAAAATTATCAGCGTTGTGGAAGTGCGTTCATAA
- a CDS encoding tetratricopeptide repeat protein, with translation MPKKVSLISLLVVCSLWSMPRAAHAQALIPHTLQLDPAKLEKQGLSLAQEAAQLAQFQQVDLALPRAKLATQLAPKNDKVWLLLGGLQLQTKEFGAAIASLKKAQSINPKNADILFAIGSANFQQQNYQAAVANYQEGLKLKPNDAEGLFDLGNAYYMLGRLPDALTQYNQAVSQDKKFWPAINNIGLVSYERGDTQGAIKQWQTAVSIEKQAAEPLLALAVALYTKGDRQQGLTMGEAALRIDQRYGNLDFLKENLWGQRLLSDTKKFLELPRIQAALQQRENSLSAPEPRPAQ, from the coding sequence GTGCCTAAAAAGGTTAGTTTGATTTCTCTTCTAGTTGTCTGTAGTTTGTGGAGTATGCCAAGAGCAGCTCATGCACAAGCACTGATACCTCATACACTGCAACTAGATCCAGCTAAGTTGGAGAAGCAGGGGTTGAGTTTGGCTCAGGAAGCGGCTCAATTAGCTCAGTTTCAACAGGTTGATTTAGCTTTGCCACGAGCAAAGCTGGCTACTCAACTAGCTCCTAAGAATGATAAAGTATGGTTGCTGTTAGGTGGATTGCAATTGCAAACCAAAGAGTTTGGTGCTGCGATCGCTAGCCTGAAAAAGGCACAATCCATTAACCCTAAAAATGCTGACATTCTGTTTGCTATTGGTTCAGCTAATTTTCAGCAGCAGAATTACCAAGCAGCTGTTGCTAATTATCAAGAAGGTTTGAAGTTAAAACCCAATGATGCAGAAGGGTTATTTGATTTAGGTAATGCCTATTATATGTTGGGTCGATTACCAGACGCGCTCACCCAGTATAATCAAGCCGTATCTCAAGATAAAAAATTCTGGCCGGCGATTAATAACATTGGTTTAGTCAGTTACGAACGAGGTGATACACAAGGAGCGATTAAGCAATGGCAAACGGCTGTAAGTATTGAGAAACAAGCCGCAGAACCTTTATTAGCATTAGCTGTGGCACTCTATACTAAAGGCGATCGCCAACAAGGTCTGACAATGGGAGAAGCCGCACTCCGCATTGATCAGCGCTATGGTAATTTGGATTTTCTCAAGGAAAATCTTTGGGGTCAACGGCTACTGTCTGATACAAAAAAATTCCTAGAATTACCCCGAATTCAAGCAGCCTTACAGCAACGCGAAAACTCATTATCGGCCCCGGAGCCACGGCCAGCTCAGTAG
- a CDS encoding Uma2 family endonuclease, with translation MVEQLIINNDDYYVPDANQLITEDDTPVDNFASAKQQRLLVSSLYSSIQQQTFLAEANVGIYYTDLQPPIVPDVFLSLDVEVPANWWEKQNRCYMVWRFGKPPEVVIEIVSNKEGEELGKKLQIYEHMRASYYIVYDPNQQLGEQVLRVYELRGRRYFETPETWLEQVSLGLTLWQGEFEARQDTWLRWCYQDGNVLPTGDERASQAEQRASQAEQRAQLLAERLRAMGIDPDTLS, from the coding sequence ATGGTTGAGCAACTTATAATCAATAATGATGATTACTATGTGCCAGATGCCAACCAGCTAATCACTGAAGATGATACGCCTGTGGACAATTTCGCATCTGCCAAACAACAACGTCTTTTAGTTAGCTCTCTTTACAGTTCTATACAGCAACAAACTTTTTTAGCTGAAGCTAATGTGGGCATTTACTATACAGACCTTCAGCCCCCTATTGTACCTGATGTCTTTCTTAGCTTAGATGTGGAAGTGCCTGCAAATTGGTGGGAAAAACAAAATCGTTGTTATATGGTTTGGCGTTTTGGGAAACCACCAGAGGTTGTGATTGAAATTGTCTCTAATAAAGAAGGTGAGGAACTAGGTAAAAAGTTGCAAATTTATGAACATATGCGAGCTAGTTACTACATTGTATATGACCCGAATCAGCAATTAGGAGAACAAGTATTGCGTGTTTATGAACTCCGAGGAAGGCGCTATTTTGAAACTCCAGAAACTTGGTTAGAACAAGTTAGTTTAGGGTTGACTCTATGGCAAGGCGAATTTGAAGCCAGACAAGATACTTGGCTGCGTTGGTGCTACCAAGATGGGAATGTTTTGCCAACTGGAGATGAACGCGCCTCTCAAGCAGAACAACGCGCTTCCCAAGCAGAACAACGCGCACAATTACTAGCAGAAAGACTCCGAGCGATGGGAATTGATCCAGACACTCTTAGTTAG
- a CDS encoding response regulator, translating into MKTVLIVEDDLINARVFSKILSKRGGLDVKHTENVEEVIKIAQLGEVDLILMDVSLSRSVYQGKSVDGIKITQMLKSDPKTANLPVILVTAHAMEGDRENFLKQSGADGYISKPVVDHQQFVDQIIALLPTDPHS; encoded by the coding sequence ATGAAAACCGTTTTAATTGTTGAAGATGATCTGATTAATGCTCGCGTTTTTTCCAAGATTTTGTCCAAGCGCGGAGGCTTGGATGTAAAACACACCGAAAATGTTGAAGAAGTAATAAAAATTGCCCAATTAGGAGAAGTTGACCTAATTTTGATGGATGTTTCTCTCTCTAGAAGTGTTTACCAAGGTAAGTCTGTGGATGGAATCAAAATTACGCAAATGCTGAAATCTGATCCAAAAACAGCAAACTTACCCGTTATTCTGGTAACGGCACACGCGATGGAAGGCGATCGCGAGAACTTTCTTAAGCAAAGTGGCGCTGATGGCTACATTTCTAAGCCAGTTGTCGACCATCAGCAATTTGTTGACCAAATCATCGCACTTCTACCAACAGACCCTCACAGTTAA
- the miaA gene encoding tRNA (adenosine(37)-N6)-dimethylallyltransferase MiaA produces the protein MTKLIVICGATATGKSGLALALAMRLGSVILSADSRQVYREFNIGTAKPTVAEQKLVSHYLIDICAPTDTMTLADYQEQAQALIYSLSLSPFSPLPLFMVGGTGLYIRSIVQGMKIPRVAPQKELRSQLESLGQPQLYAMLQQVDPVVAQKIHFNDSVRTLRALEVFYVTGCPISEQQGENPPNYPILQIGLDCDVERLGDRIKRRTEQMIADGLVAEVEYLCQKYGADLSLLNTLGYQEVKQYLAGDISLEKAQELTVLHTRQFAKRQRTWFRAYPQIEWFDADAPELLEKVWQRVQEFLENSN, from the coding sequence ATGACAAAATTGATTGTAATTTGTGGGGCAACGGCAACGGGTAAGTCAGGATTGGCTTTGGCTTTGGCTATGCGGCTGGGTTCTGTAATTCTCAGTGCTGATTCTCGTCAAGTGTATCGCGAGTTTAACATTGGTACGGCTAAACCAACAGTGGCTGAACAAAAATTGGTATCGCACTATTTAATAGATATCTGCGCTCCAACAGACACGATGACATTAGCAGACTACCAGGAACAAGCACAAGCCTTAATTTATTCTCTTTCTCTGTCTCCTTTTTCCCCTCTCCCCCTCTTCATGGTTGGTGGTACTGGTTTGTACATACGTTCAATTGTCCAAGGGATGAAAATCCCCAGAGTTGCACCACAGAAAGAATTGCGATCACAACTTGAATCTTTAGGTCAACCTCAACTTTACGCGATGCTACAACAAGTTGATCCAGTTGTTGCACAAAAGATTCATTTTAATGACTCGGTGCGAACTTTAAGAGCATTGGAGGTATTTTATGTGACTGGGTGTCCGATTTCAGAACAGCAAGGGGAGAATCCGCCGAATTATCCGATTTTGCAAATTGGTTTAGATTGTGATGTTGAAAGATTAGGCGATCGCATTAAAAGGCGTACTGAGCAAATGATAGCAGATGGGTTAGTGGCTGAGGTGGAATATCTTTGTCAAAAATATGGCGCTGATTTGTCTTTGTTAAATACTTTAGGATATCAAGAAGTTAAGCAATATTTAGCTGGGGATATTTCCTTAGAGAAAGCGCAAGAATTGACAGTTTTGCATACGCGACAATTTGCTAAGCGACAACGTACTTGGTTTCGCGCATATCCACAAATTGAATGGTTTGATGCAGATGCTCCTGAGTTATTAGAAAAAGTCTGGCAGCGTGTGCAGGAGTTTCTAGAAAATTCTAACTAA
- the rpoD gene encoding RNA polymerase sigma factor RpoD yields MNQANNVLESIYQPDLEIMNQPELELEELLIDEEEDLLIIDEGDEEFLEPQSDEDDAKSGKAAKSRRRTQSKKKHYTEDSIRLYLQEIGRIRLLRADEEIELARKIADLLELERVRERLSEQLDRDPRDSEWAEAVQLPLPAFRYRLHVGRRAKDKMVQSNLRLVVSIAKKYMNRGLSFQDLIQEGSLGLIRAAEKFDHEKGYKFSTYATWWIRQAITRAIADQSRTIRLPVHLYETISRIKKTTKLLSQEMGRKPTEEEIATRMEMTIEKLRFIAKSAQLPISLETPIGKEEDSRLGDFIESDGETPEDQVSKNLLREDLEKVLDSLSPRERDVLRLRYGLDDGRMKTLEEIGQIFNVTRERIRQIEAKALRKLRHPNRNSVLKEYIR; encoded by the coding sequence ATGAACCAGGCTAACAACGTACTCGAAAGCATATATCAGCCTGACCTAGAAATAATGAATCAGCCTGAGCTCGAGTTAGAAGAACTCTTAATAGACGAAGAAGAGGACTTGCTGATCATCGATGAAGGTGACGAGGAGTTTTTAGAGCCTCAGTCTGATGAGGACGACGCAAAGTCTGGAAAAGCCGCTAAATCGCGTCGTCGGACACAAAGCAAGAAAAAGCACTATACCGAAGATTCGATTCGGCTTTACTTGCAAGAGATTGGTAGAATTCGGCTGTTGCGGGCAGATGAAGAAATTGAATTGGCGCGTAAAATCGCCGATTTGCTTGAACTAGAAAGGGTGCGGGAAAGACTTTCAGAGCAGTTAGATCGCGACCCTCGTGATAGTGAGTGGGCAGAAGCAGTACAATTGCCATTGCCAGCTTTCCGTTATCGCCTTCATGTTGGTCGCAGAGCGAAAGACAAGATGGTGCAATCTAACCTGCGGCTTGTGGTTTCGATTGCCAAAAAGTATATGAATCGTGGTTTGTCATTCCAAGATTTAATTCAGGAAGGCAGTCTCGGTTTGATTCGCGCTGCTGAAAAGTTTGACCACGAAAAAGGTTATAAGTTTTCTACCTACGCTACATGGTGGATTCGTCAGGCAATTACCAGAGCGATCGCAGACCAATCCCGGACTATTCGCCTTCCAGTTCACCTTTACGAAACCATCTCTCGGATTAAGAAAACCACCAAACTGCTATCTCAAGAGATGGGACGCAAACCCACTGAAGAAGAAATCGCCACTCGCATGGAAATGACCATTGAGAAGTTGCGATTTATTGCTAAATCCGCCCAGTTGCCAATTTCACTAGAAACGCCCATCGGTAAAGAAGAAGATTCTCGACTGGGCGATTTTATTGAGTCCGATGGCGAAACACCAGAAGACCAAGTTTCTAAAAATTTGCTCCGTGAAGATTTAGAAAAAGTCCTCGACAGTCTCAGTCCTCGCGAACGCGATGTTCTCAGACTCCGCTACGGTTTGGATGATGGTCGGATGAAGACCCTCGAGGAAATCGGACAGATTTTCAACGTTACCCGTGAACGAATTCGTCAAATCGAGGCGAAGGCACTCCGCAAGTTACGTCACCCAAATCGCAACAGCGTACTCAAGGAATATATTCGTTAG